The proteins below come from a single Miscanthus floridulus cultivar M001 chromosome 1, ASM1932011v1, whole genome shotgun sequence genomic window:
- the LOC136500403 gene encoding flap endonuclease 1-B-like isoform X3, with amino-acid sequence MGIKGLTKLLAEHAPRAAVQRRVEDYRGRVIAVDASLSIYQFLIVVGRKGSELLTNDAGEITRFVFDGEPPEMKKKELAKRPLKRDDATQDLNRAMEIGDEDAIEKFSKRTVKVTRKHNDDCKRLLRLMGVPVVEAPGEAEAQCAALCENHQVYAVASEDMDSLTFGARRFLRHLTDLGYKKSPVTEFDVSKVLEELGLTMDQFIDLCILSGCDYCENIKGIGGQRALKLIRQHGCIEEVLQNLNQTRFSVPEDWPYQEVRTLFKEPNVCARIPDFTWTSPDSEGLMDFLSTENSFSSDRVTKALEKIKAARDRYSPGRLKHLTPVASLPGSHTEKEPKCILGSPGQSLKVRSSPQVCKSSSSGFRYGSSKPFMLGRQSGFHGMPYALSFV; translated from the exons ATGGGAATCAAG GGGTTGACGAAGCTGCTGGCGGAGCACGCGCCGAGAGCCGCGGTGCAGCGGCGGGTGGAGGACTACCGCGGCCGCGTCATCGCCGTCGACGCCAGCCTCAGCATCTACCAGTTCCTC ATCGTGGTTGGAAGGAAAGGATCAGAGCTTCTGACCAATGATGCTGGTGAAATCACAAG ATTTGTTTTTGATGGTGAGCCACCTGAAATGAAGAAAAAGGAGCTTGCAAAAAG GCCCTTGAAGAGGGATGATGCTACCCAAGATCTTAACAGAGCTATGGAG ATTGGGGATGAGGATGCAATTGAAAAATTTAGTAAAAGAACTGTCAAG GTTACAAGAAAGCACAATGATGACTGCAAGAGGCTGTTAAGATTGATGGGCGTCCCTGTAGTTGAG GCACCAGGGGAGGCTGAAGCACAGTGTGCAGCACTTTGTGAAAATCACCAG GTTTATGCTGTAGCTTCAGAGGACATGGACTCACTGACTTTTGGTGCCCGAAGGTTTCTTCGTCACTTAACTGACCTTGGTTATAAGAAATCTCCTGTGACAGAATTTGATGTGTCAAAG GTTTTGGAAGAACTTGGACTCACGATGGATCAGTTCATTGACTTGTGTATCCTTAGTGGATGTGATTACTGTGAGAATATTAAAG GTATCGGGGGACAAAGAGCCTTGAAACTCATTCGTCAGCATGGTTGCATAGAAGAAGTTCTGCAAAATCTGAACCAGACGAG ATTCAGTGTTCCAGAAGACTGGCCTTACCAGGAAGTTCGGACCTTGTTTAAGGAACCTAATGTTTGTGCAAGAATTCCAGATTTCACGTGGACCTCACCAGACTCAGAG GGCCTTATGGATTTCTTGTCAACAGAAAACAGTTTCAGTTCTGATAGGGTAACGAAGGCAT TAGAAAAGATAAAGGCTGCAAGGGATAGGTATTCCCCAGGCAG ATTGAAGCATTTGACACCAGTTGCTAGCTTACCAGGATCTCATACTGAGAAG GAACCCAAATGCATTCTAGGTTCTCCAGGACAAAGTCTGAAGGTCAGGTCATCTCCACAAGTATGCAAGAGTTCAAGCTCTGGTTTCAGATATGGTAGCTCAAAGCCATTTATGCTGGGCAGACAATCAGGATTTCATGGAATGCCTTATGCTCTCTCTTTTGTCTAA
- the LOC136500597 gene encoding uncharacterized protein C24B11.05-like isoform X2, which yields MESILERPKYECLLFDLDDTLYPFSAGINLACRKNIQDYMRHHLHIEESHIADMCLDLYKEYGTTMAGLKALGYEFDNDEFHATVHGTLPYHNLRPDPVLRTLLLSIPQRKIVFTNSDKAHAEEALRRLGLQGCFDFVICFETLNPCNGLSKFQNSMLFPDETSPNLVDLNESDGFRPISPILCKPSIEAMEAVIRIANVDPKKTIFFDDSTRNIASGKAAGFHTVIVGRPTLVPGADHALESIHNMKEALPEIWDGQDWSESDVLLSSTAVETEVVA from the exons ATGGAGTCTATTCTTGAAAGACCGAAGTACGAGTGCTTACTGTTTG ATCTTGATGACACTTTGTATCCCTTCAGCGCTGGCATCAATCTAGCTTGTCGCAAAAACATACAAG ATTATATGCGGCACCATCTGCATATTGAAGAAAGCCATATTGCAGATATGTGCCTGGACCTGTACAAGGAATATGGCACCACAATGGCTGGCCTTAAG GCATTAGGCTAtgaatttgataatgatgagtTTCATGCAACTGTTCATGGTACCTTGCCATATCACAATCTGAGGCCTGACCCTGTTTTGAGGACCCTCCTACTCTCAATTCCACAGAGAAAAATA GTATTCACAAATTCTGATAAAGCTCATGCGGAGGAAGCTCTGCGCAGACTGGGTTTACAGGGTTGCTTCGATTTTGTAATTTGCTTTGAGACACTGAATCCTTGCAATGGTCTGAGCAAGTTCCAGAACAGCATGCTGTTCCCAGATGAAACATCTCCCAACTTGGTTGATCTGAATGAATCAGATGGGTTCAGACCCATATCGCCTATCCTTTGCAAGCCCTCCATTGAAGCCATGGAAGCTGTAATTCGGATTGCAAATGTTGATCCCAAGAAAACA ATATTTTTTGACGACAGCACTCGGAACATAGCTTCAGGAAAGGCCGCAGGCTTCCATACTGTGATT GTTGGCAGACCGACACTTGTTCCGGGGGCTGACCATGCTTTGGAGAGCATTCATAACATGAAGGAAGCTTTACCTGAGATATGGGATGGTCAGGATTGGTCTGAGTCTGATGTTCTTCTTTCTTCCACTGCTGTTGAAACTGAGGTGGTTGCTTGA
- the LOC136500597 gene encoding uncharacterized protein C24B11.05-like isoform X1, translating to MPSINLLRQLHNCSACGELWAAISTAPEAPAPTPFIGDSEAFNFKSLHFEDLDDTLYPFSAGINLACRKNIQDYMRHHLHIEESHIADMCLDLYKEYGTTMAGLKALGYEFDNDEFHATVHGTLPYHNLRPDPVLRTLLLSIPQRKIVFTNSDKAHAEEALRRLGLQGCFDFVICFETLNPCNGLSKFQNSMLFPDETSPNLVDLNESDGFRPISPILCKPSIEAMEAVIRIANVDPKKTIFFDDSTRNIASGKAAGFHTVIVGRPTLVPGADHALESIHNMKEALPEIWDGQDWSESDVLLSSTAVETEVVA from the exons ATGCCATCAATCAATCTACTAAGGCAGCTGCATAACTGTTCTGCATGTGGAGAGCTTTGGGCTGCTATAAGTACAGCAccagaagcaccggctccaacacCATTCATCGGAGATTCAGAAGCCTTCAACTTCAAGTCCTTGCATTTTGAAG ATCTTGATGACACTTTGTATCCCTTCAGCGCTGGCATCAATCTAGCTTGTCGCAAAAACATACAAG ATTATATGCGGCACCATCTGCATATTGAAGAAAGCCATATTGCAGATATGTGCCTGGACCTGTACAAGGAATATGGCACCACAATGGCTGGCCTTAAG GCATTAGGCTAtgaatttgataatgatgagtTTCATGCAACTGTTCATGGTACCTTGCCATATCACAATCTGAGGCCTGACCCTGTTTTGAGGACCCTCCTACTCTCAATTCCACAGAGAAAAATA GTATTCACAAATTCTGATAAAGCTCATGCGGAGGAAGCTCTGCGCAGACTGGGTTTACAGGGTTGCTTCGATTTTGTAATTTGCTTTGAGACACTGAATCCTTGCAATGGTCTGAGCAAGTTCCAGAACAGCATGCTGTTCCCAGATGAAACATCTCCCAACTTGGTTGATCTGAATGAATCAGATGGGTTCAGACCCATATCGCCTATCCTTTGCAAGCCCTCCATTGAAGCCATGGAAGCTGTAATTCGGATTGCAAATGTTGATCCCAAGAAAACA ATATTTTTTGACGACAGCACTCGGAACATAGCTTCAGGAAAGGCCGCAGGCTTCCATACTGTGATT GTTGGCAGACCGACACTTGTTCCGGGGGCTGACCATGCTTTGGAGAGCATTCATAACATGAAGGAAGCTTTACCTGAGATATGGGATGGTCAGGATTGGTCTGAGTCTGATGTTCTTCTTTCTTCCACTGCTGTTGAAACTGAGGTGGTTGCTTGA
- the LOC136500403 gene encoding flap endonuclease 1-B-like isoform X2 codes for MGIKGLTKLLAEHAPRAAVQRRVEDYRGRVIAVDASLSIYQFLIVVGRKGSELLTNDAGEITSHLQGMLNRTVRMLEAGIKPVFVFDGEPPEMKKKELAKRPLKRDDATQDLNRAMEIGDEDAIEKFSKRTVKVTRKHNDDCKRLLRLMGVPVVEAPGEAEAQCAALCENHQVYAVASEDMDSLTFGARRFLRHLTDLGYKKSPVTEFDVSKVLEELGLTMDQFIDLCILSGCDYCENIKGIGGQRALKLIRQHGCIEEVLQNLNQTRFSVPEDWPYQEVRTLFKEPNVCARIPDFTWTSPDSEGLMDFLSTENSFSSDRAVEKIKAARDRYSPGRLKHLTPVASLPGSHTEKEPKCILGSPGQSLKVRSSPQVCKSSSSGFRYGSSKPFMLGRQSGFHGMPYALSFV; via the exons ATGGGAATCAAG GGGTTGACGAAGCTGCTGGCGGAGCACGCGCCGAGAGCCGCGGTGCAGCGGCGGGTGGAGGACTACCGCGGCCGCGTCATCGCCGTCGACGCCAGCCTCAGCATCTACCAGTTCCTC ATCGTGGTTGGAAGGAAAGGATCAGAGCTTCTGACCAATGATGCTGGTGAAATCACAAG TCATCTGCAGGGTATGTTGAACCGGACAGTAAGAATGTTAGAAGCAGGGATAAAGCCCGT ATTTGTTTTTGATGGTGAGCCACCTGAAATGAAGAAAAAGGAGCTTGCAAAAAG GCCCTTGAAGAGGGATGATGCTACCCAAGATCTTAACAGAGCTATGGAG ATTGGGGATGAGGATGCAATTGAAAAATTTAGTAAAAGAACTGTCAAG GTTACAAGAAAGCACAATGATGACTGCAAGAGGCTGTTAAGATTGATGGGCGTCCCTGTAGTTGAG GCACCAGGGGAGGCTGAAGCACAGTGTGCAGCACTTTGTGAAAATCACCAG GTTTATGCTGTAGCTTCAGAGGACATGGACTCACTGACTTTTGGTGCCCGAAGGTTTCTTCGTCACTTAACTGACCTTGGTTATAAGAAATCTCCTGTGACAGAATTTGATGTGTCAAAG GTTTTGGAAGAACTTGGACTCACGATGGATCAGTTCATTGACTTGTGTATCCTTAGTGGATGTGATTACTGTGAGAATATTAAAG GTATCGGGGGACAAAGAGCCTTGAAACTCATTCGTCAGCATGGTTGCATAGAAGAAGTTCTGCAAAATCTGAACCAGACGAG ATTCAGTGTTCCAGAAGACTGGCCTTACCAGGAAGTTCGGACCTTGTTTAAGGAACCTAATGTTTGTGCAAGAATTCCAGATTTCACGTGGACCTCACCAGACTCAGAG GGCCTTATGGATTTCTTGTCAACAGAAAACAGTTTCAGTTCTGATAGG GCAGTAGAAAAGATAAAGGCTGCAAGGGATAGGTATTCCCCAGGCAG ATTGAAGCATTTGACACCAGTTGCTAGCTTACCAGGATCTCATACTGAGAAG GAACCCAAATGCATTCTAGGTTCTCCAGGACAAAGTCTGAAGGTCAGGTCATCTCCACAAGTATGCAAGAGTTCAAGCTCTGGTTTCAGATATGGTAGCTCAAAGCCATTTATGCTGGGCAGACAATCAGGATTTCATGGAATGCCTTATGCTCTCTCTTTTGTCTAA
- the LOC136500403 gene encoding flap endonuclease 1-B-like isoform X1 has protein sequence MGIKGLTKLLAEHAPRAAVQRRVEDYRGRVIAVDASLSIYQFLIVVGRKGSELLTNDAGEITSHLQGMLNRTVRMLEAGIKPVFVFDGEPPEMKKKELAKRPLKRDDATQDLNRAMEIGDEDAIEKFSKRTVKVTRKHNDDCKRLLRLMGVPVVEAPGEAEAQCAALCENHQVYAVASEDMDSLTFGARRFLRHLTDLGYKKSPVTEFDVSKVLEELGLTMDQFIDLCILSGCDYCENIKGIGGQRALKLIRQHGCIEEVLQNLNQTRFSVPEDWPYQEVRTLFKEPNVCARIPDFTWTSPDSEGLMDFLSTENSFSSDRVTKALEKIKAARDRYSPGRLKHLTPVASLPGSHTEKEPKCILGSPGQSLKVRSSPQVCKSSSSGFRYGSSKPFMLGRQSGFHGMPYALSFV, from the exons ATGGGAATCAAG GGGTTGACGAAGCTGCTGGCGGAGCACGCGCCGAGAGCCGCGGTGCAGCGGCGGGTGGAGGACTACCGCGGCCGCGTCATCGCCGTCGACGCCAGCCTCAGCATCTACCAGTTCCTC ATCGTGGTTGGAAGGAAAGGATCAGAGCTTCTGACCAATGATGCTGGTGAAATCACAAG TCATCTGCAGGGTATGTTGAACCGGACAGTAAGAATGTTAGAAGCAGGGATAAAGCCCGT ATTTGTTTTTGATGGTGAGCCACCTGAAATGAAGAAAAAGGAGCTTGCAAAAAG GCCCTTGAAGAGGGATGATGCTACCCAAGATCTTAACAGAGCTATGGAG ATTGGGGATGAGGATGCAATTGAAAAATTTAGTAAAAGAACTGTCAAG GTTACAAGAAAGCACAATGATGACTGCAAGAGGCTGTTAAGATTGATGGGCGTCCCTGTAGTTGAG GCACCAGGGGAGGCTGAAGCACAGTGTGCAGCACTTTGTGAAAATCACCAG GTTTATGCTGTAGCTTCAGAGGACATGGACTCACTGACTTTTGGTGCCCGAAGGTTTCTTCGTCACTTAACTGACCTTGGTTATAAGAAATCTCCTGTGACAGAATTTGATGTGTCAAAG GTTTTGGAAGAACTTGGACTCACGATGGATCAGTTCATTGACTTGTGTATCCTTAGTGGATGTGATTACTGTGAGAATATTAAAG GTATCGGGGGACAAAGAGCCTTGAAACTCATTCGTCAGCATGGTTGCATAGAAGAAGTTCTGCAAAATCTGAACCAGACGAG ATTCAGTGTTCCAGAAGACTGGCCTTACCAGGAAGTTCGGACCTTGTTTAAGGAACCTAATGTTTGTGCAAGAATTCCAGATTTCACGTGGACCTCACCAGACTCAGAG GGCCTTATGGATTTCTTGTCAACAGAAAACAGTTTCAGTTCTGATAGGGTAACGAAGGCAT TAGAAAAGATAAAGGCTGCAAGGGATAGGTATTCCCCAGGCAG ATTGAAGCATTTGACACCAGTTGCTAGCTTACCAGGATCTCATACTGAGAAG GAACCCAAATGCATTCTAGGTTCTCCAGGACAAAGTCTGAAGGTCAGGTCATCTCCACAAGTATGCAAGAGTTCAAGCTCTGGTTTCAGATATGGTAGCTCAAAGCCATTTATGCTGGGCAGACAATCAGGATTTCATGGAATGCCTTATGCTCTCTCTTTTGTCTAA